Proteins encoded in a region of the Dehalococcoidia bacterium genome:
- a CDS encoding S41 family peptidase — MEHLTRHSLKITACLLAVMMLVATACTAFPLARVVPQASSAPSASAAPAAPAAAPRAASKDFALVTEVWNVLQQDYVDRNRLDSEKLTQGAVRGMIEALNDPYTAYIDPNSFRVDQESLRGSFEGIGAVVAVREGQIIIVSPFTSSPAEKAGVRPGDAILAINGEPTKGLTLQEAVLKIRGARGTSVKITIRHAGEKESIDLQIVRADVRIETVSLNVPDDKLAVLRITQFNQRTDQEVRAALEEARRKDVKGIILDLRNNPGGLLDVTVNVASQFLKEGLVLYEVDNQGRRTDWPVQPGGLALGLPVVVLVNQYSASGSEVLAGALQSAKRATLVGVKTFGKGSVNIIRSLSDGGGVYVTHARWYTPSGNLIEGKGLEPDIEAPLPPGANDATAPRVDASPDVQLQKAHDVLAQQMGLAR; from the coding sequence ATGGAACACTTGACCAGACACTCTCTCAAAATCACAGCCTGTCTTCTGGCTGTGATGATGCTTGTCGCCACCGCGTGCACCGCGTTTCCGCTGGCCCGTGTTGTGCCCCAAGCGTCCTCGGCACCGTCAGCCTCCGCGGCGCCGGCGGCGCCTGCCGCAGCTCCGAGGGCTGCCAGCAAGGACTTCGCCCTGGTGACCGAGGTCTGGAACGTCCTCCAGCAGGACTATGTGGATAGGAACCGGCTGGACTCGGAGAAGCTAACCCAAGGGGCGGTAAGGGGCATGATAGAGGCCCTGAACGATCCGTACACCGCTTACATTGACCCGAACAGCTTCCGGGTTGACCAGGAGAGCCTGCGCGGGAGCTTTGAAGGAATCGGCGCGGTCGTGGCTGTCCGCGAGGGCCAGATCATCATTGTGTCGCCCTTCACCTCGTCGCCTGCGGAGAAGGCGGGCGTGCGCCCCGGAGACGCGATCCTGGCCATCAACGGCGAGCCGACCAAGGGCCTGACTCTCCAGGAGGCGGTGCTCAAGATACGAGGCGCCCGCGGCACTTCCGTGAAGATAACCATCCGTCACGCCGGTGAGAAAGAGTCAATAGACCTTCAGATAGTCCGCGCCGACGTCCGCATTGAAACGGTGTCGCTGAACGTGCCCGACGACAAGTTGGCCGTGCTGCGCATCACTCAGTTCAACCAGCGCACGGACCAGGAGGTCAGGGCCGCGCTGGAGGAAGCCAGGCGGAAAGACGTCAAAGGCATTATTCTGGACTTGCGGAACAACCCTGGCGGCCTGCTCGACGTGACGGTCAACGTGGCGAGTCAGTTCCTGAAGGAAGGCCTCGTCCTCTACGAGGTTGATAATCAGGGGCGGCGCACGGATTGGCCCGTGCAACCGGGTGGTCTGGCGCTTGGCCTTCCTGTCGTGGTGCTCGTCAATCAGTACAGCGCCAGCGGCAGCGAGGTCCTGGCGGGCGCCCTTCAGTCCGCCAAGCGGGCCACGCTTGTCGGAGTCAAGACATTTGGTAAAGGCAGCGTCAACATCATCCGCTCTCTCAGCGATGGAGGCGGAGTTTATGTCACGCACGCCCGCTGGTACACCCCCAGCGGTAACTTGATAGAGGGCAAAGGCCTGGAGCCGGATATCGAAGCGCCGCTACCCCCGGGCGCGAACGACGCCACCGCTCCGCGAGTGGACGCCAGCCCGGACGTCCAACTCCAGAAGGCCCACGACGTGCTGGCGCAGCAGATGGGCCTGGCGCGCTAG
- a CDS encoding acetyl-CoA acetyltransferase has product MPGIRDKVAIIGMGCTKFGERWDAGWQDLLVEAAQEAYKDAGVEAKDIQAAWLGSHTTLWTGQPLAEALKFDYIPITRIENACATGTDAFRNACYAVAAGVYDVVMVAGCEKLKDSGWAGLGTTQISPDSGVTPPTPPPAQFALAATRYFHDYKIPYDEARRTLARIAVKNHHNGTLNPRAHFQREITLEQALNAPMIAWPLGLYDCCGVSDGAAVAIICREDIAKNFRDDYVLVKGMGLTAGGRQGLLRDDYTFTTFPENVTAAKIAYEEAGIRNPRKEISMAEVHDCFTITELIIYEDLGFSKRGRAKEDVEAGTFSLDGELPINTDGGLKCFGHPIGASGIRMIYEVYKQLQGKAGPRQLKNAKIGLTHNLGGQPGSFTCAIGIFGQRD; this is encoded by the coding sequence ATGCCAGGCATTCGTGATAAAGTAGCCATCATCGGGATGGGCTGCACCAAGTTCGGGGAGCGCTGGGACGCGGGCTGGCAGGACCTGCTGGTTGAGGCCGCGCAAGAGGCCTACAAGGACGCGGGCGTCGAGGCGAAGGACATCCAGGCCGCATGGCTCGGCAGCCATACGACGCTGTGGACGGGACAGCCCCTCGCCGAGGCCCTGAAGTTCGACTACATCCCCATCACCCGCATTGAGAACGCCTGCGCCACCGGGACCGACGCCTTTCGCAACGCCTGCTACGCCGTCGCCGCGGGCGTGTACGACGTCGTCATGGTCGCCGGATGCGAGAAACTGAAGGACTCGGGATGGGCCGGCCTGGGCACCACCCAGATTTCGCCGGACAGCGGCGTCACCCCGCCCACTCCGCCGCCCGCGCAGTTCGCGCTGGCCGCGACGCGCTACTTCCACGACTACAAGATTCCCTACGACGAGGCGAGGCGGACGCTGGCCCGGATAGCGGTCAAGAACCACCACAACGGCACGCTGAACCCGCGCGCCCACTTCCAGCGCGAGATCACCCTGGAGCAGGCGCTGAACGCTCCCATGATCGCCTGGCCCCTGGGGCTGTACGACTGCTGCGGCGTCTCCGACGGCGCGGCGGTCGCCATCATCTGCCGGGAGGACATAGCCAAGAACTTCCGGGACGACTACGTGCTGGTCAAGGGCATGGGCCTGACCGCGGGCGGCAGGCAGGGGTTGTTGCGGGACGACTACACCTTCACGACCTTCCCGGAGAACGTGACAGCGGCGAAGATTGCATACGAGGAGGCGGGCATCCGCAACCCGCGCAAAGAGATCAGCATGGCCGAGGTCCACGACTGCTTCACCATCACCGAACTGATTATCTACGAGGACCTGGGCTTCTCCAAGCGAGGACGCGCGAAAGAAGACGTGGAGGCGGGCACGTTCAGCCTCGACGGCGAGCTGCCCATCAACACGGACGGCGGGCTTAAGTGCTTCGGCCATCCCATCGGAGCCAGCGGCATCCGCATGATCTACGAGGTGTACAAGCAGTTGCAGGGGAAGGCGGGACCGCGACAGCTCAAGAACGCGAAGATCGGGCTGACGCACAACCTGGGCGGCCAGCCCGGCTCCTTCACCTGCGCCATCGGCATCTTCGGCCAGCGGGACTAG
- a CDS encoding tetratricopeptide repeat protein yields the protein MVSRLRQWLARHDEWEHRILVVIAGAALMLLALVVFSDWGIYYPTAGDSRLYLLSSIVQGLAAVLAVLVTVSLVVTQLAAQSYTPRVVNLRLRDFWLWSAVVIYLVAIVLSLLVLAGLGSWLPADGGDRISVNVALVLALAALAYLVPFTVANIKSLLPERMARRLLQRGDTEALDELLRRAVNEGTMTTFASVLTLYTRTVQARLDKTNGATKQAEGATSLFLSVGRHACQRRSPDAVAVVMRQLTGLIAYCSHVRRQWRSAADVFNEALKELYSYSDEWIRQATDMTRISADYARISLEAGDSFYEIAQVKAQGREDNLLLAIEAYGRALLFYTRQRFPVQHAMTQNNLGIAYRSLGDVRDREANLGMAVAAHQESLKVYTHAAFPVQHAATQNNLGNAYGDLGDVRDKEANLGKAVAAYQEALKVRTLAAFPVDYGGTNLNLGRAYLALGVAQLAKSESRAKWLADAEAALKESVRAFEQEKAESWLERARAALQQVAALRSGK from the coding sequence GTGGTATCTCGGTTAAGACAATGGCTCGCGCGGCACGATGAATGGGAGCACCGCATACTTGTGGTGATCGCCGGCGCGGCACTCATGTTGCTGGCGCTTGTCGTCTTCAGCGACTGGGGCATTTACTACCCGACCGCCGGAGACAGCCGCCTCTACCTTCTTTCCTCTATTGTGCAGGGCCTGGCCGCAGTCCTGGCCGTCCTGGTCACGGTCAGCCTGGTGGTCACGCAGCTCGCCGCGCAGTCCTATACACCGCGCGTGGTGAACCTGCGTTTGAGGGACTTCTGGCTCTGGTCCGCGGTGGTCATCTACCTGGTGGCCATCGTCTTGTCCCTTCTCGTTCTCGCCGGATTGGGAAGCTGGCTTCCGGCTGACGGAGGGGACAGAATAAGTGTCAATGTTGCCCTTGTGCTGGCGCTGGCGGCGCTGGCATACCTCGTTCCTTTCACGGTGGCTAACATCAAGTCTCTGCTGCCTGAAAGAATGGCCCGGCGCTTGCTTCAAAGGGGCGATACCGAGGCGTTGGACGAGCTTCTGCGCCGCGCCGTGAACGAGGGGACCATGACGACCTTCGCCTCCGTTCTGACTTTGTACACGCGGACGGTACAGGCCCGGCTGGACAAGACCAACGGGGCGACCAAACAGGCTGAGGGAGCTACCTCGTTGTTCTTGTCCGTGGGCCGCCACGCCTGCCAGCGCCGCAGCCCCGACGCCGTGGCGGTGGTCATGCGCCAGCTCACCGGGCTGATCGCCTATTGCAGCCACGTCCGTCGCCAGTGGCGCTCCGCCGCGGACGTCTTCAACGAGGCACTGAAGGAGCTGTACTCCTACAGCGACGAGTGGATTAGGCAGGCCACAGACATGACACGTATTTCCGCCGACTACGCCCGCATAAGCCTGGAAGCGGGCGACAGCTTCTACGAGATAGCGCAGGTCAAGGCCCAGGGGCGCGAGGACAACCTGCTGCTGGCTATTGAGGCGTACGGGCGCGCCCTCTTGTTCTATACACGGCAAAGATTCCCCGTCCAGCACGCCATGACCCAGAACAACCTGGGCATCGCCTACCGGAGCCTGGGGGACGTGCGGGACAGGGAGGCGAACCTGGGGATGGCCGTCGCCGCCCACCAGGAGTCCCTGAAGGTCTATACCCACGCCGCCTTCCCCGTCCAGCACGCCGCGACCCAGAACAACTTGGGCAACGCTTACGGCGACCTGGGGGACGTGCGGGACAAAGAGGCGAACTTGGGGAAGGCCGTCGCCGCCTACCAGGAGGCCCTGAAGGTCCGCACCCTGGCCGCCTTCCCCGTGGACTACGGCGGCACGAACCTTAACCTGGGCCGCGCGTACTTGGCCCTAGGCGTAGCACAACTCGCCAAGAGCGAAAGCAGGGCGAAGTGGCTGGCGGATGCGGAAGCCGCTCTCAAAGAAAGCGTGCGCGCGTTTGAACAAGAGAAGGCCGAGTCATGGCTGGAGCGGGCGCGTGCCGCCCTGCAACAGGTCGCCGCGCTGCGCTCTGGGAAATGA
- a CDS encoding CoA transferase — translation MAGPLEGIRVLEFTSGAFGGMCAMVLGDLGASVIKVEGLEGEPLRYGNMPGRTYAVETTRDESYKWLAWNRSKQSLALDVKQPEGLEVALKLAERADVLIKSFRPGVMERLGLGYDELSKGNPRLIYCSLSGYGEEGPLAHRICGDMWAQAFGGVIAAQGTEGQPPYLNSVALSDHAGAVISAFGVLAALFAREKTGVGQKISNNLVNSVMFMQSTEIAAYLMDDIKMVRRGRGWLCGQFPFGAFRAKDRDLVSVFGSRDEWPKLCDVLGIPELGRDPRYDTQEKREALKHELYPHLDAAFSRRTASEWVSIFRASKMRVDPAQTYDELCVHPQTQANDMVLTQEHPNRGKLRSVGVPVKFEKTPATPSAPPPLLGQHTRDILAELGYDAARIKELATRAVVRLDD, via the coding sequence ATGGCTGGTCCTCTTGAGGGCATCCGCGTCCTGGAGTTCACGTCCGGCGCGTTCGGTGGGATGTGCGCCATGGTGCTCGGCGACCTGGGCGCGTCGGTCATCAAGGTGGAGGGTCTTGAAGGCGAGCCGCTGCGCTATGGCAACATGCCGGGGCGAACGTACGCGGTGGAGACGACACGGGATGAGAGCTACAAGTGGCTTGCCTGGAACCGCAGCAAGCAGTCGCTTGCACTTGACGTAAAGCAACCGGAGGGCCTGGAGGTCGCTCTCAAGCTCGCGGAACGGGCTGACGTGCTCATCAAGAGCTTTCGGCCCGGCGTCATGGAGCGCCTCGGCCTGGGCTACGATGAGCTGTCGAAGGGGAACCCGCGGCTCATCTACTGCTCGCTCTCCGGTTATGGCGAGGAGGGGCCGCTGGCGCACCGCATCTGCGGCGACATGTGGGCGCAGGCGTTCGGCGGCGTCATCGCGGCCCAGGGCACCGAGGGCCAGCCGCCATACCTCAACAGCGTCGCGCTTTCCGACCACGCCGGCGCCGTCATCAGCGCCTTCGGCGTCCTCGCCGCGCTCTTCGCGCGCGAGAAGACGGGCGTGGGCCAGAAGATATCCAACAACCTGGTCAACTCGGTCATGTTCATGCAGTCAACCGAGATCGCGGCCTACCTGATGGATGACATAAAGATGGTCCGTCGCGGGCGCGGCTGGCTGTGCGGCCAGTTCCCGTTCGGCGCCTTCCGCGCCAAAGACCGCGACCTGGTCAGCGTCTTCGGCTCGCGCGACGAGTGGCCGAAGCTGTGCGACGTGCTGGGGATACCGGAGCTGGGGCGCGACCCCCGGTACGACACCCAGGAGAAGCGCGAGGCGCTGAAGCACGAGCTGTACCCCCATCTGGACGCCGCCTTCTCGCGGCGCACCGCCAGTGAATGGGTGAGCATCTTCCGCGCCTCCAAGATGCGCGTTGACCCCGCGCAGACATATGACGAACTGTGCGTCCACCCGCAGACGCAGGCCAACGACATGGTGCTCACCCAGGAGCATCCGAACCGCGGGAAGCTCCGGTCGGTGGGCGTGCCAGTGAAGTTCGAGAAGACGCCGGCGACGCCGAGCGCGCCGCCGCCGCTGCTCGGGCAGCACACCCGCGACATCCTCGCGGAGCTCGGCTACGACGCCGCGCGCATCAAAGAGCTGGCGACCCGCGCCGTCGTGCGGCTCGACGACTAG
- a CDS encoding type II restriction endonuclease, with amino-acid sequence MVAETFTRLRYLPGSILPADVLVNFNEMLRRLYDETLVTLEDYEVLTYATGIPEEFVSTYPEDVAKGEKVAKKQGFAAGVTFLLTRWYPRLRRAFLSVGQGRMARGGKDFELQIEGLFKLASLSYEKQEKADHTDFMLPDAAFHTKNKTMAAVISVKRTLRERWAEVAEELFNLRTPNVFLFTADEDVTMGHVATICAKYNIHLVVWDAVKIKKFTATPMVLSYTEWASVRLPQLRQFWPKP; translated from the coding sequence ATGGTTGCGGAGACATTCACTCGTCTCAGGTATCTCCCTGGTTCCATACTCCCCGCTGATGTCCTGGTGAACTTCAACGAAATGCTTCGGCGGCTGTATGACGAGACGTTGGTCACTCTAGAGGATTATGAGGTACTGACCTATGCTACTGGCATTCCTGAGGAGTTCGTCAGCACCTACCCAGAAGATGTCGCCAAGGGCGAGAAGGTGGCAAAGAAACAAGGATTTGCCGCTGGTGTAACCTTTCTGCTAACCCGCTGGTATCCACGACTACGCAGGGCGTTCCTAAGCGTCGGACAGGGCAGAATGGCTAGGGGCGGCAAAGACTTTGAACTACAGATTGAGGGGCTCTTCAAGTTGGCAAGCCTCTCCTACGAGAAGCAGGAGAAGGCAGACCATACAGACTTCATGCTACCGGATGCGGCCTTTCATACGAAGAACAAAACAATGGCTGCTGTGATATCTGTGAAGCGGACGCTTAGGGAGCGTTGGGCAGAGGTTGCTGAGGAACTTTTCAACCTTCGCACACCGAATGTCTTTCTTTTCACGGCAGACGAGGATGTCACTATGGGGCATGTCGCGACGATCTGCGCGAAGTACAACATTCATCTAGTCGTTTGGGACGCCGTTAAGATCAAAAAGTTTACTGCAACCCCAATGGTGCTCAGTTACACCGAATGGGCTTCTGTGCGGCTACCTCAACTCCGCCAATTCTGGCCGAAACCCTGA
- the smpB gene encoding SsrA-binding protein SmpB, whose translation MPAKDKEQNDKVIAVNRQAFRDYDILERMEAGLVLTGTEIKSIRAGQVSLREAYARGQGGELWLLNANIALWPGGNRYNHDPLRPRKLLLHKDQLRDLLLQANSKGLTVVALRLYMKRHNAKVELGLARGRKKYDKRDIIAREDAERRMHRGIRT comes from the coding sequence ATGCCCGCTAAAGACAAGGAGCAGAACGACAAGGTCATCGCGGTCAACCGCCAGGCCTTCCGCGACTACGATATCCTTGAGCGCATGGAGGCGGGCCTGGTCCTGACCGGCACGGAGATCAAGTCGATCAGGGCGGGCCAGGTGAGCCTGCGCGAGGCGTACGCCAGGGGCCAGGGCGGGGAGCTGTGGCTGCTAAACGCCAACATCGCGCTGTGGCCCGGGGGCAACCGGTACAACCACGACCCGTTGCGCCCGCGCAAACTGCTGCTCCACAAGGACCAGCTCCGTGACCTGCTCCTGCAGGCCAACTCCAAGGGCCTGACCGTGGTGGCCCTCCGCCTGTACATGAAGCGACACAACGCAAAAGTCGAGCTGGGGCTGGCGCGCGGACGCAAGAAGTACGACAAGCGCGACATCATCGCCCGGGAGGACGCGGAGCGCCGCATGCACCGGGGAATCCGCACCTGA
- a CDS encoding OB-fold domain-containing protein has translation MVGIKSYGAYIPKYFLGKETAGWGLATEKAVSNFDEDSVTMAVAAGIDCLHGEDRGHVSSLLLATSSSPYADKQGATLVATALDLPRETLTADVTGTLRAGTTALRMAADAIAGGSVKQALVTASDARMAAPRSDLDRSLGDGAAALLLSDSDAIAEIEGSHSLSEHMLDVWRPSGETFLRTWEERFVTDEGYLRIMEEAVQGALKKFNLKTADISKAIYTALDPRRHGELGRKLGFSPRQIQDPLFSKVGNTGAAFSIMLLVAALETAQPGDRILLAAYGDGADVCLLRVTKRITQVGNRRGVKQHLEARRPLADYDTYLRWRQLQVSEAARRPNPPGLSPPALLRERDQNLRLYGGRCKACGHTEYPPQRICTFCKASDQAEMVRLSDKRGEIYTYSLDYIAGTIDMPMAITVVNFDGGGRMLAMMTDREVSEVRVGLPVEMSFRRLHTVGGIHNYHWKATPVRA, from the coding sequence ATGGTCGGCATCAAGTCCTACGGAGCCTACATCCCCAAGTACTTCCTGGGCAAAGAGACCGCGGGCTGGGGTCTCGCCACTGAAAAGGCTGTCAGCAACTTCGACGAAGACAGCGTCACGATGGCCGTCGCGGCAGGTATTGACTGCCTCCACGGAGAGGACAGGGGCCACGTTTCGAGCCTCTTGCTGGCCACCAGCTCGTCTCCCTACGCCGACAAACAGGGCGCCACACTCGTCGCCACCGCGCTCGACCTGCCGCGAGAGACGTTGACCGCTGACGTCACCGGCACCCTGCGGGCGGGCACAACGGCGTTGCGCATGGCCGCCGACGCCATCGCGGGCGGCTCGGTGAAGCAGGCGCTTGTCACGGCTTCGGACGCGCGAATGGCGGCGCCCCGCAGCGACCTCGACCGCTCCCTGGGCGACGGCGCGGCGGCGCTGCTGCTGTCCGACTCCGACGCCATCGCGGAGATCGAGGGCAGCCACTCCCTGTCCGAGCACATGCTGGACGTGTGGCGACCCAGCGGCGAGACGTTCCTCCGCACATGGGAGGAGCGGTTCGTCACTGACGAAGGCTACCTCCGCATCATGGAGGAAGCCGTCCAGGGGGCACTGAAGAAGTTCAACCTCAAGACGGCTGACATCTCCAAAGCCATCTACACCGCGCTCGACCCGCGACGCCACGGCGAACTGGGTCGCAAGCTGGGCTTCTCGCCGCGGCAGATACAGGACCCCCTCTTCAGCAAAGTGGGCAACACAGGCGCGGCTTTCTCGATCATGCTCCTGGTCGCCGCCCTGGAGACCGCCCAGCCGGGCGACCGCATCCTGCTGGCCGCCTATGGCGACGGAGCGGACGTGTGCCTCCTGCGCGTCACCAAGCGCATCACCCAGGTCGGGAATAGACGCGGGGTGAAGCAGCACCTGGAGGCGCGGCGTCCTCTGGCCGACTACGATACCTATCTCCGCTGGCGACAGCTCCAGGTGAGCGAGGCGGCGCGGCGACCGAACCCGCCGGGGCTTTCGCCGCCCGCGCTGCTGCGCGAGCGCGACCAGAACCTGCGCCTGTACGGAGGCCGGTGCAAGGCGTGCGGCCATACCGAGTACCCGCCCCAGCGGATATGCACGTTCTGCAAGGCCAGCGACCAGGCGGAGATGGTGCGCCTCTCCGACAAACGCGGGGAGATATACACCTACTCGCTGGACTACATCGCGGGCACGATTGATATGCCAATGGCGATCACCGTCGTCAACTTCGACGGCGGCGGCCGGATGCTGGCGATGATGACGGACCGGGAAGTGAGCGAGGTCAGGGTTGGGCTGCCCGTCGAGATGAGCTTCCGTCGGCTGCACACGGTCGGCGGCATTCACAACTATCACTGGAAAGCCACGCCCGTACGCGCGTAG
- a CDS encoding DNA methyltransferase: MLDIPHQRTCACSENHISCADAKDWIKGQIGVWQFNYEQRDMRDKNVHPATFPIALPKRWIGLLTHRGELVLDPFVGSGSTLVAARDLGRNAVGFDLSQAYVDVATDRLRQIPLVAEGGIQTAVAADARDIPRYLQPDTVDLIVTSPPYANLLNRKRKNKSRRGDERGNGQFLKVEQYSQNPSDLGLLPIDAYQVEMKAIFRGLLPLLKPGAHCIVNVPDMWWENHRITIHIAVIKALTEAGYEFRNTVIWDRTNIVNRVGIFGWPNNYITMGTTFEYLLDFIKPLAS, from the coding sequence ATGCTGGACATTCCGCATCAGCGCACTTGCGCATGTTCAGAAAACCACATCAGTTGTGCTGATGCGAAGGACTGGATCAAAGGGCAAATCGGCGTTTGGCAGTTCAATTACGAACAGCGCGACATGCGGGACAAGAACGTGCATCCGGCGACCTTTCCGATTGCATTGCCTAAGCGATGGATCGGGCTATTGACCCATCGGGGCGAGCTGGTGCTCGACCCATTCGTCGGATCAGGTTCAACGCTTGTGGCGGCGCGGGACCTCGGGCGCAACGCGGTCGGCTTTGATCTCAGTCAGGCTTACGTGGATGTCGCCACAGATCGTCTTCGCCAGATACCACTGGTAGCCGAGGGCGGCATCCAGACTGCAGTCGCCGCCGACGCACGAGATATCCCGCGTTATCTGCAACCAGATACGGTCGATCTCATTGTAACCTCGCCTCCCTACGCCAACCTCTTGAACAGGAAACGCAAGAACAAAAGCCGACGGGGTGACGAGCGCGGAAATGGCCAATTCCTGAAGGTCGAGCAATATTCGCAGAATCCTTCCGACCTTGGCTTACTCCCCATCGACGCCTATCAGGTTGAAATGAAGGCAATCTTTCGCGGCCTGTTGCCATTACTGAAACCCGGCGCTCACTGCATTGTCAACGTGCCCGACATGTGGTGGGAGAATCACAGAATTACCATTCACATAGCTGTTATCAAAGCCCTCACAGAGGCGGGGTACGAGTTCCGAAACACAGTCATCTGGGACAGGACAAATATCGTGAACCGCGTTGGGATTTTCGGATGGCCCAACAACTACATCACCATGGGGACGACATTTGAGTATCTGTTGGATTTCATCAAACCGCTGGCCTCATGA